ATTCACTTCTTACTTCTTAGTGTTGTGGCTCACATTGATCATCCTCGTGAACCCTAATTTTCAAACGATGATAAGTTCTGATATGACAGCTGACGATGAAGACAAATTCCTATGTATCTCATTGGCCTAAGGTACAAATTATCAGAAAATACCTATGTATTTCATTCGCCTAAGCTACAAATTATCATTTTTCAGTAAGGACCACCATGCAAAATGATTCTTTTCTCTTCCACTATCTTCAATTGTCAATGCTAAGGTAAAAATTCATAATCACATCGAAAGGCCGAAGAGACAAACCTAccattatatttataaattatgtgaTAGGAGTCATAGGACTTGGCAACAAGAATAAGCACTTgcaataaagaaaaattggTGGACTTCTTCCCGTGATCTAACAATCTTAGAACAAGCAAGGCAGTTGCAGCCATGGCTGTTCAGTTGCACTTGTTCGACTGTGGTGGACTGGTGGTACTGGTATATGCATTTCACACTAGATTGCAGATGCTGCAACAGTCTATTATTTCCTCGATGCTACAGCAGCACACGGTGTTGTTAAAAACATTAACACTGCCTAAGTTCAGCCTCTATATGTCAATCTAGAGGCATATGATTCGTCATGCCTTGTGCTATTTTGACAGAGGTTTGTGTTTGAATGCTTGAGGCATCCAGTTTAGCTATAGGCAAAGACAAAGCATCCGGGAGCATGTGTGTGGAGGATGGTTGTGTAAGCTATAACAGCTCTCACAAGTCTAGTAAAGAATACTAAAGATGCGAAAGTCAGTACTTGTCCTCAACTGTAATGTCTAAGATGGTTGATCCAATGGAAAGAATGGTCCACCTTTAGCTCAAATAAGGAATCTATCAAGGAACACGAACTTGGATTATGCCAAGAAACTGCATTGATATCTGGAAAGGTTGATTTTTCAAAGGTTCAGCAGTTGAGTCAGGTTCTCATAATATAACGTGCCGCAATACTTATAACAGATCCGATGACGGTATAGAGGCATTGATGAGCTTGGATGGAGAAGGCATGGATAAATTTCAACGTCATTCTGCAGTTTGCTTCACTGCCTAACTCCTAAGATTCAGCAACTAGGTTTTTGGTTCTCTTCCATTTCTATGGTTCAAGTAGTTCATAATTATTTTGTTCGCATTAAGAAAGTTTATCTACAGTCCTTGGCATATGTTCCCTGTCTCACTAGTCACTACTCTGCTTTCATCATACCTATAATAAAGTTGAttctattttcttcaattattagTTCTAACTATTGACATCGAAAGTAAGAGGACATCACTGCGGAAGGAAACAGAAAATTAGAGGAAAACTTGCTTGCCATAGTTGACAAACAATAACATATATTCAAGTATTCAACTAAAGTAACATGTGGATAAATAGTATGtgtataaaaagaaaatcacacaCAAAGTGGATTGTTTCTAACCAAAAAGAGTTTTTATAGTACATATGCATAATGAAATGGCACACTAAACATTTTCAACAAATACTTTGAACCGATGAAACAAAAATTCCAAGTGAATAAAATAGAATTACCTATATTTAGTGGCTTCTTCATGTTAACCTTTATAACCATCAACTATAGCACTATGTTCACCATCCTGAATGTGTAATGCAGCTTCTGTTTTATCTTGCATATGGTATCTGTGCAACTCCAAAATCACAAACTTCAATGTTGTCTCCGGAAGCTGAGGGTGCCAGTCTAAAAATAGAGGGGATGAACAGATGAGATTGTGGACCCATAAGTTGGTGTTTGACCTCTCAAATCACAGAACCACATATGATACTTCCTCCCAAACACCCAAAACAGCAATAAAAAAGTGGTATCAGCGGGCATGCTACAAGAATATATGGCTCTCTATCATTGAATTGAAGATGTTTGGACTGAGTTCAGGCAGGGAGCTACATCCCACAAACAGCTTTGGAAGCAGCAATGTCTTCTAAGCGCTTCCAGGTAGTTTCTTGTTTTCTCTTATTCTCCTCCATTTTTGCTTCATCTTCCTGAAATTTGAGCATACACTCCTCAACTAGCTCAGGATCAGCATCAGAGAAGATTTTGCGTATGTTCAGTGACAAGCTGTGGACTGCTTGGTTCCAGTGGCTTCGGCCATTCTTCTCCAAAGCAGGAAAAATAATGGGTAGTATGACATTACGGTTTTGTTTGATTAAGTTCTCTATATGTTCATTGTTCCACAAAAACAAAGCCCTCTCTGCCACCTGTAGAAGCAAAAGCAACATTCAGCTCAAGGTTTTGGTTTAGGAAGTATTGATGTCATTTCTACTCATcataaacaaaatcataatccCAATTTTAACTACTGATCATCTTCCCAATCAGGTATACATACAAAAGAGATGAAGTGAACCAAAAAACTTTAAGAAATAATTGTTGCCGCCAAGTCCAAGAATATTTTCTTTGCTATGGTGAACAATATTCTAGAATATTTCTTGAACCATGACAATATATAGAGTCAACAACTGACAAGTCTACGATAGTCCCAAGTAAACAAGTCACAGGCAATTATCTGTCCTATCCCAGTAATAATGTTGAAAGCAGAAATGCAACACTGCAAGGGTTTACAAACATAAATCTCCTCGGAGTCATGGATATAAGGTTTATACCTCTACCAGCTCAGTACAACAACATAGAAGCAAAGTTGTTGGGGGCACAACGGTAAGAAAAACACATGGTCGCTCGTCGCTCCCAAAGGCATGTTtccagaaaatgaaaatagttTACTTGGCAGAAGAACTAAAATGCTTACTATGTCCAAACACACCTAATATAGTAaagaattagaaaatagtaaaCTAGCTGAAGACACAAAACACTACCTGAAAGTGTGAACTGCTTAAGCAGCGAGCTATTTGGCGGAAGAGGGGTACCATACACCTTTGAAATTCTGCAGGCTGGGTTGCTTCTAAAATTTCCTCCAGCTCGCTTAGGAACATGACTTCCTTTGAACTACTAGTGATTGGCCAATACTTTAACAAGCCTCTTATAACGGTATCTGTAAGTTTGGAATCTTTCTCTACAAACTGAGTAATGCAATATGACACCTGCTGATGGTACATTGATAAGCATTTAGGTTTGTGAAGGGGGATTAGGGCCCGAATAAGAAAGAGTTTGTGCTCTTCTTTTAGTGGAAGAGCAAATCCATTGATTATACTGCCCAAAACCTCTAACATCTCAGCAATACCATTATGCTTTTCTGTTTCAAAAATGAAATGGAAGAATATGTTGTTTATCCCCTTTCTTATGAATGGACGATGCACCATAAACTTTCCATAGATACGATGCAGAATTGTTTTCAGATACTCCCTCTCCCTAGGATCCTCGGAATCAAAGAGATCCAACAACTTGAGAACAAATGACTGATCAATGTACCTCTTAGCCAACTTTGCATCTGTCTCAGGAGATGCAACAAACCTGAGAAAAAATTCATACACAATTTGTAAGTGTGGCCATGCAGGGTCCATCAAAGGCTCATCATCCTCCATATCGAAAGATTCCAAAACCTTGTTCTCACGGGGTTGTGGAGCAAGTGACCTGAACAAATTCAAACTGACCATCTTTACAGCCTCTTGAATGATAGCTTCACTAAACTTTCCACTCGCAGAACTAACATGATCCACCAGCTCAAGCAATGTCTGCCGTTTGATGTCTTTTTCCTTCAGATGCTTTGCTGGGTCAGTGAAGTCAAACACAGCACAACACAAGTTCAGCTTCTTGATAAACAATACCTGCTTCTCGGAGCCTGGCACATCCCTAAATGCCGGCAACGCTTCATAAGAAGCAGTAACAGAACTACCATTTAGCTTCGAATTTACAACTTGGGGGGGCTTACTTCCACCAGGATTTGCGAAACGAGAAGCACCATCGAGATCCAGAATAGGTACGCTGTTAGCGTTTATTGGCCTATCACTTGCTAAGTCACTCTTTTTTGAAATGGCTGAAGCAGTTAATGAAGATGCAGATGCACCCCCCAGTTCTCGATTGTCAGCTGATTTCGAGGGCTTCCTTGGAAGCTTACCAAGTATCTGCTTGATCATGACTTGACTTACAAAATGACCACAAACACAAATCTTATCAAACCCAGCAGGCTCCTCCAAACCAAAAACCCAATCCACTCCTTAAATCAAACAGCCATACCCCCCAATACAAGCAAACTATTTCAGTCAATAAACAAACCCAACCTATTCCAAATTGAACACCCAGACAGAGACGCCCATTTCCATAAACTCAATCCCAGAACCAATAATCAAAGCAAGCACAAGCCTTGTAATTGATGCatcacactctctctctctcactctctgaGTCAAACCCAGAAGCAGAAACACCTCAATAAGTCAAAACCCAATAACAAGGTCCCAAATAATAAGTAAAACACACCACAAGCTCTTATCTTTAATCTTCTTCCAGCTGAGGCAAAGGTTGAAGACCCTTACCAAAATCAGCAGCTACCCAAGTTGGCTCAGTGTCTGACACGATCTGGGTGCGATCTGAAACACAAATATTACATCCCACATCAACGAAACAACCAAATGAATAAAGCACAAATCACATAAAGTAAAAGCCAACAGCTTTACAAGccaaaagtaaaagaaaacagaaacaaacaTAGATAAACAGATGACCCAAAAACGAAAGCTTGAAACTTACAGAAGCAGAGTGGAAGAGAAGCAAGAAAGCTTGGTTCTTTGGgggtcagagagagagagagagagagagagagagagagagaatgaggaAGAAGACAAGGTGACCACAACAGCCCTGAAGAACAAGAGGCTTTTGACAATGTCACATTcaatattttatataattaaagttTTAAACTTTGAGTGAGTCTCAGACAAGGTAAAGAAAAGAATAGGAAGGAGATAGAACTCATAGAAGTCGgaggaaaagagagaagaaaaaggtGGAGGCTTTCACTTTCCAATCCCAATAACCACATAAGTGAGCTCAGAGTTTGGATTAGAggatattatttttgtttaagCCAAGTTTTTTTAAGTGCGATGTGAGAACTCAGAGAAGATCAGGAAGAACAATCCTACAACGTTGAAGTCGCCAACTCATCAAAACACAAACCTTAGGTTGGggtcttgtttgatttttctcgAGTGTGTTCCAAACAATGGAAGCAAGCAAAATCTCACCATTCTTCTCATCGCAATAAATACTGGGAACTCAATCTATGTCAAAAGTTTGTTTTCATGAGAAATGAGGAAAGTCTTAATATTGTACTCTGTCTCCACTTTACTTTGAAAACTCATCACACTGAATAAAATTAGAATAAGATGATTTTTAACATCATAAAATATTCAGCAGTAataaaaacaagataataCTAAAAAAGCCGAAGTAAGTAAAACCTTCTTCCTTTGCACATTGACCTTGAGGAGTCCCGGAGCTGTTGAAGATCCTCAATTCAAGTCTACACCTAAGCGTGACAGTTCAAAAACCCTAATGAAGATTGTTCAATCCAACatgatgtgtgtgtgtgttttattttattttattgagAATGCAACATGATTATATTCTAAGTCACAGTTTATTACAAGAAGCATTCAGTTCTGTCATGAAGACTAAGTAAAACACATATTCGGAGCTTTCCTATTGAGTTGGGGAGAAGTGAAGTCCGATATCATATGTTACTTACCAAGTGCTGCTATGATGCTGATCATCAATTTTCAAGTGCTGCTTTGGTTGGAGTATGGCAAAATCGGCTACTTTTGGGTTAAGCTACAAATCAAATAGCCAGGTGATCCACTCAAGCTCTGATCCCAGTTATCGTTGACACGTCTCTATCTTTTTTAAGACGAGAAGCTAACTAAAGTAtaccttttgttttatttgttttaggtTTTTGTTTCATCAGGGTACTACAGAAGAAGATAATTTGCCTCCAAATAATAGCCACAGAAAAAGTGTCCTAATTTTCAGAATTTAtggtattttattttataaaaagaGGGGAATGCCAAGAAGTCTTCAAGTCATTAATGTAGTGATTGAATAATCATGCTTTGTATTCCAGAAATTGCAGTATATAAATTTACGCCAAAGCACAGCTACAAATAACTTCGAAATGGAACAATCAATGAGGCAGACAGAAGTTTCTTGGAGACTGGTTATCTGCCAGAACCTACGTTGTCTAGAACTACATCATACATATAGCAAATGACAAAGCATGAGTATTCCACCTGAACCAATCCCATTTGAACCCGGAAAAATATTGATGTCACTGAAATGCAAGTCTCTCTTCAGCTAACGTGAAGCAGTGCGCAGAGGTGCTCTGCCACGAACAAGCACAGGTTCATTGCTCGAAGCTTTCTTTGCAGCAACTTCTTCCAAATGTTTCCACGTGGCCTCACGTCGTGC
This is a stretch of genomic DNA from Argentina anserina chromosome 4, drPotAnse1.1, whole genome shotgun sequence. It encodes these proteins:
- the LOC126791346 gene encoding serine/threonine protein phosphatase 2A 59 kDa regulatory subunit B' eta isoform-like, with amino-acid sequence MIKQILGKLPRKPSKSADNRELGGASASSLTASAISKKSDLASDRPINANSVPILDLDGASRFANPGGSKPPQVVNSKLNGSSVTASYEALPAFRDVPGSEKQVLFIKKLNLCCAVFDFTDPAKHLKEKDIKRQTLLELVDHVSSASGKFSEAIIQEAVKMVSLNLFRSLAPQPRENKVLESFDMEDDEPLMDPAWPHLQIVYEFFLRFVASPETDAKLAKRYIDQSFVLKLLDLFDSEDPREREYLKTILHRIYGKFMVHRPFIRKGINNIFFHFIFETEKHNGIAEMLEVLGSIINGFALPLKEEHKLFLIRALIPLHKPKCLSMYHQQVSYCITQFVEKDSKLTDTVIRGLLKYWPITSSSKEVMFLSELEEILEATQPAEFQRCMVPLFRQIARCLSSSHFQVAERALFLWNNEHIENLIKQNRNVILPIIFPALEKNGRSHWNQAVHSLSLNIRKIFSDADPELVEECMLKFQEDEAKMEENKRKQETTWKRLEDIAASKAVCGM